actatatcgatgtcggtgtttacgtaaatcaagtttcaagtcaagtttatttttatagcgcctttaacaatagacattgtctcaaagcagctttacagaatttaaataactttaaacatgagctaattttatccctaatctatccccaatgagcaagcctgtggcgacggtggcaaggaaaaactccctcagacaacatgaggaagaaacctcgagaggaaccagactcaaaagggaacccatcctcatttgggtgataacagacaacgtggttataacatttttaacagttttaacatgaagtcagtttttttgatgttataaactcttcattgatggaaacttgagtgcaaaactgttcatgacaactgcagtcctaaagttagcaagtcaactgtagtcctctgccataaaagcattactgtaagagtccagcgcgtcctccaggtgtgactttcaactgtccatatggggccgtcctctacaggagcgctgcgatgagactccaaccagacacagggcaccaggatggatcaggcaggtctgaggagcagaagcggTCAGGATCtcggtctcaggattgacatgtacagtggtgcttgaaagtttgtgaaccctttagaattttctctatttctgcataaatgtgacctaaaacatcatcagattttcacacaattcctaaaagtagataaagagaacccagttaaacaaatgagacaaaaatattatacttggtcatttatttattgaggaaaacgatccaatattacatatatgtgagtggcaaaagtatgtgaacctctaggattagcagttaatttgaaggtgaaattagagtcgggtgttttcaatcaatgggatgacaatcaggtgtgagtgggcaccctgttttatttaaagaacagggatctatcaaagtctgatcttcacaacacatgtttgtggaagtgtatcatggcacaaacaaaggagatttatgaggacctcagaaaaagcgttgttgatgctcatcaggctggaaaaggttacaaaactatctctaaagagtttggactccaccaatccacagtcagacagattgtgtacaaatggaggaaattcaagaccattattaccctccccaggagtggtcgactaacaaagatcactccaagagcaaggcgtgtaatagtcgtcgaggtcacaaaggcccccagggtaacttctgagcaactgaaggcctctctcacattggctaatctcaatgttcatgagtccaccatcaggagaacactgaacaacaatggtgtgcatggcagggttgcaaggagaaaaccactgctttccaaaaagaacattgctgctcatctgcagtttgctaaagatcacgtggacaagccagaaggctattggaaaaatgttttgtggatggatgagaccaaaatagaactttttggttttaatgagaagcattatgtttggagaaaggaaagcattgcattccagcataagaaccttatcctatctgtgaaacatggtggtggtagtatcatggtttgggcctgttttgctgcatctgggccaggacggcttgccatcattgacggaacaatgaattctgaattatagcagcgaattctaaaggaaaatgtcaggacatctgtccatgaactgaatctcaagagaaggtgggtcatgcagcaagacaacaaccctaagcacacaagtcgttctaccaaagaatggttaaagaagaataaagttaatgttttggaatggccaagtcaaagtcctgaccttaatccaatcgaaatgttgtggaaggacctgaagcgagcagttcatgtgaggaaacccaccaacatcccagagttgaagctgttctgtacggaggaacgggctaaaattcctccaagccggtgtgcaggactgatcaacagttaccgggaacatttagttgcagttattgctgcacaagggggtcacaccagatactgaaagcaaaggttcacatacttttgccactcacagatatgaagtATGGGAtcgttttcttcaataaataaatgaccaagtataatatttttgtctcatttgtttaactgggttctctttatctacttttaggacttgtgtgaaaatctgatgatgtttttggtcatatttatgcagaaatgtggcTTTCAAAATGAGTGAGTAGTCagttcattttattattattattattattattattattattattattataagctgTATGATTAACAGCTGTGTAGTACTTAAGCCTAAAAAAAACATTATACACAATTTGTATTATATTATAACTCTTATAGTGTGAACACTAATATGACAGTCATATCTAACAGCTTTTAAAGAGGGTAACTTTTCAGGGCTGCTCAAACCTCATCTTATTTTCGTAACTTTTATTCCAAATTCATTGTGTTGAGTtaaaatatctggggtcaactatACAAAGCAATGGCAagtgcagaagagaagtgaagaagagagagcaagcaggttggaatggacgGAGGAGAAGAgggtgtcaggagtgatttgtgacagaagattGCCAGCGAGAGTGAAAGGGAAAATgcacaagacagtagtaagagcagcgatgTTGTACGGTTTGGAGACAAAAAGGCAGGGGGTGAACTGAACTGGAGAGggcagagttgaagatgttgagattttcattgggagtgacaaagttggacaggattagaaacgagAATATTacagggacaggacatgtaggacggcttggagacaaagtaagGGAGGTGagcttgagatggtttggacacgtacagaggagagatccagggtatatttggAAAAGAATATACTGAAGATGGAGTCGCCAGGTAGAatgaaaagaggaagagcaaagatgagatttatggatgcggTGACAGAggacggttggtgtgacagaagaagatacggaggacaggaggtgatggagggacattatctgctgtgatGCTGAAAGAAGATGATTCCAGAGTCATTGTGGTTTGAGATATTTCATCACAAAGTGTGGATAAAGATTGatttttgcctgcgaccctgtagaacaggataaagcggctagagatgatgagatgagatgagttaatagAGAAGAGAGCTGAGAGACTACAGTGTAGTGGAGGAACAaatcagcaaaatgtagtttgtcTCATGTGCAGCAGATGGCACTAAAATCACCACCCGTTCCCTCACCACAGAAATGTATAAAACGTGCTTTAAATTCTAAAAACAGCCTGCCAGGATGGTGTGTTTATTTTCTAGCGTTTTATGTCCTTGCAAGCCTTTGACCGAGTGTTTAGAGATGATGAACCACCAGCACACTGGCGCTCTGCAGATGAACCCCTCTGAGCTTTGAACCTTTTGCTTTGAACAGAGTCGCTGCCATCTAAAATTTAAAAAAGGCCAATGGGGCTCCTCGACAAGCTGGCGGGATGGCTGGGCCTGAAGAAGAAGGAGGTCAACGTGCTCTGTTTGGGTCTGGACAACAGCGGAAAGACCACCATCATCAATCAGCTGAAACCGTCCAACGTAACTGTTGCTGAATGTTTTCACATCGTTACACATTCACTTCTCACTACACTCTCACATGTCTTGCCCTCACTACACTCTCGCATGTCTTGCCTGTCTGAGTATGTGTTTTTGTTAAAGGGGAAAtgtaagcactttttttttttaacaattcttTTGAGAAAGATGCCCAAACTAAACGGTCTCCCTACAGGCTCAAGCACAAGACATCGTCCCCACTATCGGATTCAGCATAGAGAAATTCAAGACGTCAAGGTGAGCATGGACATGTGTTCTGATTagatgttttggtttttttcccaTATTTATGTATTGACCAGCTTGTTGTCTTTTTCTAGTCTGTCGTTCACAGTGTTTGACATGTCTGGCCAGGGCAGGTATAGAAACCTGTGGGAGCACTATTACAAGTAAGTGGAACTGCTGCTGATGTCAGTGTCACACTATACTGTACTGTCGACATTACTGTGCTGCATCTCACCCTGTAATTCAGTCACGCGCACCTCTGTGATTTCTCGAAATCCATTGCCACGTATCCTTGTGCTAAATCCTAACACTTTCACATTTGCACAGAAAAGGTCCTGAGGGTTGGTTCGCAGAACTTAATTCTTTTCTCTGTGTGAGCAGGGAAGGACAggccatcatatttgtcattgacAGCAGTGATAAGCTGAGGATGGTGGTGGCCAAAGAAGAGCTTGATACTCTCCTTAACCATCCGGGTGAGTGTCTTCGTGTTGTAGTACTAATGGGAATAGTGGAAGTAGCACTAGTAATGGTTGTAGTGGTAGAAGTGAAAGTAATACCAGTAATGGTTGTAGTGATCAGTAGTAGTGAAAGTAGCACTAGTAATAGTTGTTGTGagtagtagtggtggtagtagtagtgaaAGTACCATTAGTAATGGTTGTTGTGATTAGTGGGAGCAGTAGTAGTGATTTAGTAGTAGTGAAAGTAGCACTAGTAATGGTTGCTGTGATTAGGAGTAGTGAAAGTGGCACTAATAATGGTTGTGATTAATGGTAGTAGTGAAAGTAGCACTAGTAATGCTTGTGATTAGTGGTAATGAATGTAGCACTAATAATGGTTGTGATCAGTGGTTATAGTGAAAGTAGCACTAGTAATGGTTGTTGTGATTAGTATAGTAGTGATGGTGGTAGTGAAAGTACCACTAGTAATGGTTGTTGTGATTAGTGGTATTGCAAGTAGCACTAATAGTGGTTGTTGTGATTAGTGGTAGTGGTGATGGTAGTAGTGAAAGTCGCACTAGTGATGCTTGTGATTAGTAGTAGCGAATGCAGCACTAGTCATGATTATGATCAGTGGTTGTAGTGAAAGTAGCACTAGTAATGGTGGTTGTGGTTAGTGGTAGTAGTGAATGTAGCACTAGTAATGGTTGTTGTGATTAGTATAGTAGTGATGGTGGTAGTGAAAGTACCACTAGTAATGGTTGTTGTGATTAGTGGTATTGCAAGTAGCACTAATAGTGGTTGTTGTGATTAGTGGTAGTGGTGATGGTAGTAGTGAAAGTAGCACTAGTGATGCTTGTGATTAGTAGTAGCGAATGCAGCACTAGTCATGATTATGATCAGTGGTAGTAGTGAATGTAGCACTAGTAATGGTTGTTGTGATTAGTATAGTAGTGATGGTGGTAGTGAAAGTACCACTAGTAATGGTTGTTGTGATTAGTGGTATTGCAAGTAGCACTAATAGTGGTTGTTGTGATTAGTGGTAGTGGTGATGGTAGTAGTGAAAGTCGCACTAGTGATGCTTGTGATTAGTAGTAGCGAATGCAGCACTAGTCATGATTATGATCAGTGGTTGTAGTGAAAGTAGCACTAGTAATGGTGGTTGTGGTTAGTGGTAGTAGTGATGATAGTAGTGAATGTAGCACTAGTAAAGGTTGTCGTGATTAGTAGTAGTGATGGTAGTAGGGAAAATAGCACTACTAATGGGTGTTGTGATTAGTGGTAGTAATGATGGCAGTAGTGAATGTAGCACTGGTTGTTGTGATTAGTGGTTGCAGTGAAAGTCGTACTAGTAATGGTTGTAGTGATTTAGTCAAAGTAGTAAAGAAAGTAATACTAGTAATGGTTGTTGTGATTAGTTTTGTTGTAATGGTAGTAGTGATTGTAGTAGTGATGGTGGTCGagaagttgtagtagtagtaacggTAATAGTGATAGTGTTAGTATTAGTAATGGTTGTATTAATAGTAATCTCTCTACAGTAATGGTGCTCTTTGTCTGTGTATATAGATATCAAACACAGGAGGATCCCTATCCTGTTCTTTGCTAATAAAATGGATCTCAGAGACGCCCTGTCCTCAGTGAAGGTCTCTCAGCTCCTCTGCCTGGAGAACATCAAAGATAAACCGTGGCACATTTGGTAGGACATGAGGGCCATCaagttagcccatgtttacattagaccgtatcagcggatcatcagattaacgtttttaaaacgattagtgtgcacacagcaacaccaatacacgatttgcgtgcacacagcaacgccaatacacggatacgctcggctccgcaggcatcctgcgctccaaatcactccgccctgaacagcgagtgccctctggagggtgcgcactccggccctgcgcagctcacagagcgcgcgagtgaagcgcacaagctgtgattcgggactgagccgctgtgtgtgtgctctcagtgcatatcacttaccacttgcaagtggaaggatggcaagcctaaagacaatcataactacacaatgggcagtatttgcatcagtatttgcagtattttcatacttttatactctttaatgaaaggtgatacaaggcggaagtccgcgccgtttttcagcagtcgcgtcacatgaccaacgccagcgaatcaggaaggtggatgtcacagtgacgttgtccaatgagacgccagctagagctcagcacagcgtatccgcatattctgaatgtttacacagcaccggagctgacacgatctggattgaatacgtggatgctggcggattcccgtttcccggcgtttccaggcggtttaat
The DNA window shown above is from Neoarius graeffei isolate fNeoGra1 chromosome 18, fNeoGra1.pri, whole genome shotgun sequence and carries:
- the arl6 gene encoding ADP-ribosylation factor-like protein 6; amino-acid sequence: MGLLDKLAGWLGLKKKEVNVLCLGLDNSGKTTIINQLKPSNAQAQDIVPTIGFSIEKFKTSSLSFTVFDMSGQGRYRNLWEHYYKEGQAIIFVIDSSDKLRMVVAKEELDTLLNHPDIKHRRIPILFFANKMDLRDALSSVKVSQLLCLENIKDKPWHICASNAIQGDGLQEGVDWLQDQIRTMRT